A section of the Bacillus pumilus genome encodes:
- a CDS encoding DUF421 domain-containing protein has translation MQEILIISMRTIILYFLIWFIFRLMGKREIGELSILDLVIFMMIAEIAVLAIEEVEDHMLHTVWPILLLTFIQITLAYLSLKFQGVRRFLDGKPVLLIINGKIDEGAMRKQRYNFDDLLIQLRENNIDSIQDVSYAILEPSGKLAVVEKENKHTHGALELPLIADGVVQHDHLKQINQNEQWLKDELTKRGYHDIEQISYCSFNQKTFYIDLKDEVVKKR, from the coding sequence ACAATCATTTTATATTTTCTTATTTGGTTTATTTTTCGGCTAATGGGCAAAAGAGAGATTGGAGAATTAAGCATTTTAGATCTTGTCATTTTTATGATGATCGCAGAAATTGCAGTTCTCGCTATAGAAGAAGTCGAGGATCATATGTTACATACGGTATGGCCGATTCTGCTGTTAACCTTCATTCAGATTACACTTGCCTACCTCTCATTGAAATTCCAAGGTGTCCGGCGTTTTCTTGATGGCAAACCGGTCCTACTCATCATCAATGGGAAAATTGACGAAGGTGCGATGAGAAAACAGCGATACAATTTTGATGATCTGCTCATTCAGTTAAGAGAAAACAACATCGATAGCATTCAGGATGTCTCTTACGCCATTTTAGAACCATCTGGAAAGCTCGCCGTTGTTGAAAAAGAAAACAAGCACACACATGGAGCGCTTGAGTTGCCACTTATTGCAGATGGGGTTGTGCAGCATGATCACCTGAAGCAAATTAATCAAAATGAACAATGGTTGAAAGATGAGCTAACCAAAAGGGGCTATCATGATATAGAGCAGATTTCATACTGCAGCTTTAATCAAAAGACATTTTATATTGATTTGAAAGATGAAGTGGTCAAAAAAAGATGA